A window of the Chryseobacterium arthrosphaerae genome harbors these coding sequences:
- a CDS encoding fatty acid desaturase family protein has product MEKPSYLKDSDDARLFNELRKKVNQRVEAIPENRDIYIKIKAVILPLIYLGLYFFAVFNAEKHWLYILSFVLMGISLVLIYLNLIHEAAHNNIFKSKRLNGAVLHIFDFVGANSYIWKKRHIASHHAYPNVDGWDTDIEQSGLLLIVPWIKAKGIQKYQDKFFFLVYPLYLFNWMFIRDFRDFFDKERVILKTQGKIPVIEKVKMISYKLFYFFYQIVIPVVFFKVSIGLALGAWFLQVISASIFALFVLLPLHPLPDNAFPKLNKDNGLPFSWLHHQFEVTNDLKENNWLVRNILGNFNFHVAHHLFPNYSYMYYNEITEEIEEFAREHNLAYKRFPLITALSKHRDLLRQNANNAYYILEE; this is encoded by the coding sequence ATGGAAAAGCCGAGTTACTTAAAAGATTCTGACGATGCCAGATTGTTTAATGAACTGAGAAAGAAAGTGAACCAACGGGTAGAAGCAATTCCTGAAAACAGGGATATTTATATTAAAATAAAGGCGGTCATTCTGCCACTGATCTATCTCGGTTTATATTTTTTCGCAGTCTTTAATGCCGAAAAACATTGGCTGTATATACTCAGTTTTGTTCTGATGGGAATCTCTCTGGTTTTAATTTATTTAAATCTGATCCACGAAGCAGCCCATAACAACATCTTTAAAAGCAAAAGACTGAATGGAGCAGTGCTGCACATTTTTGATTTCGTAGGGGCCAACTCCTATATCTGGAAAAAAAGACATATTGCAAGCCATCATGCCTATCCGAATGTGGACGGATGGGATACCGATATAGAGCAGAGCGGTCTGCTTTTGATTGTCCCATGGATTAAGGCAAAAGGAATTCAGAAGTATCAGGATAAGTTCTTCTTTTTAGTATATCCTTTGTATTTGTTCAACTGGATGTTTATAAGAGACTTCAGAGACTTCTTTGATAAGGAAAGAGTGATTCTGAAGACGCAGGGGAAAATCCCGGTCATAGAAAAGGTAAAAATGATAAGCTATAAGCTGTTTTACTTTTTTTATCAGATTGTAATTCCTGTTGTGTTCTTTAAAGTATCAATAGGGCTGGCTTTGGGAGCCTGGTTTTTACAGGTTATTTCAGCAAGTATTTTTGCATTGTTTGTTTTACTGCCTCTGCATCCGCTTCCTGATAATGCCTTTCCAAAATTAAATAAAGACAACGGTCTTCCTTTCAGCTGGCTTCATCACCAGTTTGAAGTGACCAATGATTTAAAAGAAAATAACTGGTTGGTAAGAAATATATTGGGAAATTTTAATTTCCATGTTGCCCACCACCTGTTTCCGAACTACAGTTATATGTATTATAATGAGATCACAGAGGAAATTGAAGAATTTGCAAGAGAACATAATCTGGCTTATAAAAGATTTCCATTGATCACTGCTTTAAGTAAGCATAGGGATTTATTGAGGCAGAATGCCAATAATGCCTATTATATTTTAGAAGAATAA